One window of Chionomys nivalis chromosome 18, mChiNiv1.1, whole genome shotgun sequence genomic DNA carries:
- the LOC130889919 gene encoding speckle-type POZ protein-like, with amino-acid sequence MSWDAIDKNWGYKQFNIQNFSCRWTIRNFRFILEEMRDSIRSPTFSIGGNDKWCLRVHPKGVDEESSDYLSVHLELLSSPKSPLTIRFKFWIINAKGEKNEPVTSPKDFNFLPGYQRGYKMFILRDFLLDHSHGLLPEDHFTLLCMGILVPYSYSIPHDSTEKRIQGPKGPLGDDLGELWKNSSFTDCCLVVAGQEFRAHKAILAARSPVFRAMFEQDTEESRKNRFEIHDLKTEVFKAMMDFIYTGKEPVLYNIADAVLAAADKYGLERLKVMCESALCRDLSVKNAAYTLVLADLHSTRQLKTQVLNFITAHASEVSQTASWKLMVDSRPHLVAEAYSSLASSRCNLLEPPLKRLKQSQEPVTGTLHVYP; translated from the coding sequence ATGTCATGGGACGCCATAGACAAGAACTGGGGCTATAAACAGTTCAACATCCAGAATTTCTCCTGCAGGTGGACCATCCGCAACTTCCGTTTTATTCTGGAGGAAATGAGGGACAGTATTAGAAGCCCAACTTTCTCAATAGGAGGCAATGACAAATGGTGTTTGAGAGTTCACCCTAAGGGCGTCGATGAAGAAAGCTCAGATTACCTGTCAGTTCACCTAGAGTTGCTGAGCTCTCCAAAGAGTCCCCTTACCATACGGTTCAAGTTTTGGATCATaaatgccaaaggagaaaaaaacgaACCTGTGACTAGCccgaaagactttaatttcttgcCAGGCTACCAACGGGGTTACAAAATGTTCATCCTTCGAGATTTCCTCTTGGACCATTCTCATGGGCTGCTCCCTGAAGACCACTTCACCCTCCTTTGCATGGGGATCCTGGTCCCGTATTCCTACAGTATCCCTCATGACAGCACGGAGAAGAGAATCCAGGGTCCCAAAGGCCCATTAGGAGATGATCTAGGAGAGCTGTGGAAGAATTCGAGCTTCACAGACTGCTGCCTGGTGGTAGCTGGCCAGGAATTCCGGGCTCACAAGGCCATCTTAGCTGCTCGCTCTCCAGTTTTCAGAGCCATGTTTGAACAAGACACGGAGGAGAGCAGAAAAAATCGCTTTGAGATTCATGACCTGAAAACTGAAGTCTTCAAGGCAATGATGGACTTTATTTACACCGGGAAGGAACCAGTCCTCTACAACATTGCAGATGCTGTGCTGGCAGCTGCTGACAAGTATGGCCTGGAGCGTTTGAAGGTCATGTGTGAGAGTGCCCTCTGCAGGGACCTCTCTGTGAAGAATGCTGCCTACACTCTCGTCCTGGCTGACCTCCACAGCACAAGGCAGCTGAAAACACAGGTGCTGAATTTTATTACAGCTCATGCTTCCGAGGTCTCTCAGACTGCAAGCTGGAAGTTAATGGTGGATTCACGCCCCCACTTGGTGGCTGAAGCATACAGCTCTCTGGCTTCTTCTCGATGCAATCTACTGGAGCCCCCTCTCAAACGTCTGAAGCAATCCCAGGAACCTGTCACAGGTACCCTACATGTGTATCCCTGA